CTGGTCGCCGGGAGTTTCATTCCAATTTCCGGCCACGAGCCCCCCACCAGGTCGCCCGCCGATGTTTCGGTTTCATTACAATATTTATTAAGCGCCGTCAGGTTCTGGAAATAAAAGACTGAACCGGTTTCGGGATTTTCAAGGCTGAAAAATAAATTTCCCGACCGGCTTCCCACCTGGCCGGCATGCACTGTACCTTTGGTATTCTGTACCCTGCCTGTTTTTGAGAACATGGGCATTATATCGCGGGGCCAGTAGGGCATCAGCAGGTCAAAAGCCGGTGTAAGGGTTGTAATATAACGGAATATGTTTTTTTCATCGTCCGGGAAAGACAGCGTAACACTAATTTTTCCGGTTGTTCCGGATAGCAAAAATTCAACTTCGGTATCATCTTCGGTAATGTTGTCTAAATTTAGCACATCATTCGCAGCATAGGCAGCCCTGAAGGCAACGCGGCCCCCATTCGGCCATTCGGCGACGAACCACATGCAGTAATCCGCAAGGATCGTTGTTAAACGGTAATCATTTAGTTTGCGCTCAAAAATAATCTTGCCGCCCTCCAGTCTGTCCTGAGAGGTTGCGGTCCAGGCAGAAATTGGTTTCATAAGGTATCAGTTGTAATGATCATATAACCTGCAGGTGCGGCCTCACTTTCAGCTCCACCACATCGCATCGTTTGGGCTGGGACAGGCAGTACAGTACGCTCATTGCAATGTCATCGGCAGTGAGCATTTCCAGTGCTTCTATTTTTTTTAGCTTTTCTTCGGTGGACTGTTCCTGCATATCGGTATCTACGGCACCAGGCTCAATAAGCGTAACTTTGATACCGCTCTTGTTGACCTCTTTGCGAAGCGCTTCGGAAAAACCCTGTATACCCGACTTAGTTGCCACATATACTGTTCCCGTCTCTTCCCGTACATCGGCGCTCATTGAGCCTACATTCACAATATGGCCATCGCCTTCCATACGCTCCAACGCCTCAGCGCTGCAGGCAATATAGGACATAAGGTTCGTACTGACCACCCGCTGCCATTCTGTATAAGAACCATCCTCAACATTGCCGGCAGAAAGGGCCGCATTATTGACCAGGATGTCAAGCTTATCAAAATTCCCGTCCACAGCGCTGAACAGGGTGTTAATACCCTCTTCCGTACTAAGGTCGGCTATAACACCATATACCTGGCCTTTAGCGTCTTTGTGGAGGTCTTTCAGCGCATCCTCCAAGTGCTGCCCGTCCAGGCCGGCTATCATCACATGGGCACCAAGCCTGGCAAGCAGCAACGCAGCAGCCCTGCCTATTCCTGTTGTCCCACCGGTAATGAGTATCTTCTTACCTTCCACCGATAGCGGGAGATATTCATTAAGTGCATCCATCTTATCGTGTTTAGGTTATTGTGGCTTCGTTACTGTTGGCGGCGATGCCTGGGTACTATCCGGCGAGACCATTCCCGTGCTGTCCTGTGCCTGAGGTGTTTCAGGCATTGTACCGCCGCCCGAATGGCTGTCCGTTGTTTCTATCGCATCGTCTTCCATCGGGTCGTTGCCTTTAGGATTATCCTTGCAGGATGCCAGCGCCATAATTGTAGTGGCGGCAAGCATTAAAGTTAGCTTTTTCATATACTGGTTTATTTATGTTCTGTTTATTTATGTTCTGTTATTTTATGCAGCCCGCAATTGGCAGGGCCGTTTATTACTTCGCCGTAGGCTGTAAAGCGCGAACCGTGGAGCGGGCAGTCGAATGACTGCTCATCATCGTTCCACTGCAGCACGCCACCCATGTGCGGGCAAACTGCGGTACAGGTATGCAGTTCGCCATTTTCATCCCTGTAGACCGCAATTTTATCCAGCCCCTTCGAAATGATTGCGCCCTTTCCTGCTGCGAGTTCTTCAACTTCTTTGATATCGCCCGATGAGATCCAGTCTTTTATCATCCTGTAAGCCATATTGCCTACCTCTTTCATATAATCAATGCCCGTGCGTAATGTTATCCTTGAAGGTTCGTACAGCGCGGCATACGGATTCTCTACGCCGTTGATAATATCGTTGGTAATGATACCGCCCAGCGTACCGTGGGTCATTCCGTTGCCGGAATCGCCCGTTATGATATAAATATTGTCATCACCGGGATTTTTCCCGATGTAGCCTAACGAATCTACGGGCTCCATTACCTGGCCTGACCATTTGTATTCAATTTCCGAAAAATGAGGAAAATGCTGCATGGTCCAGGCCGTCAGCCTTTCATAACGCTCCGCTTCTGAAATATGTTCCTCTTCCGCCTGTCCGGTTTTGTGGTCTTCGCCTCCGGAAATAAGCAGGTCGAAGTTATCGTCAAGCGGTTCGAGCCTTACGTAGTGGTACGGCTTGGCAACCCACTTCGACTCCATGTTGCCGGTGTCCCACCACATGGCATATGGTAAAATACCTTTCGGCACTTTAGCAGCGATCACGTAGGTACGGTACGGCCATTGTTTAGTATGCATGGTAAACAGGTCATTCACCGGAGTATTTGTAGCCACAACAATATGGTTTGCCCTGATGGTAAATCCGTTTGCTTTCGCACCGTCTTCAGTAATCTCATCCGCATGGGTGTTGGTGTAGATCTCCCCTCCCTTCCTGACAATCGCATCAGCGAGGCCTTTCAGGTATTTAAGGATATGGAACTGCCCCTGGTCAGGGAACCGTATCGCCCTTTGGCTGCCTGATGCAATTCCCGGCATTTGGGAAACCATTTCGGTAGGAAGCCCTGCCCTTTGCGTGGCCTCAAGCTCTTTGTCCAGATTTTCTTCTTTATCAGTAGGATCGGTAAACAGGTATCCGTCTACCCGCTTAAACTGGCAGTCTATATTTTCCAGACTTACCACACTGTTGATCCATTCCAATGCCTGCTTATGGCTTTTCGCGGCCAGGGAGGCTTTTTCGCGGCCAAAGAATTTTTCGAGGTCATAATACCGGTCATCCAGCGCATAGGAGATCTGGGCAGTTGTCCTTCCCGTCTCGCCGCTGCCTAAACAGCCGTCTTCAATAAGCACTACCCTCCTGCCCGACGCCGAGAGGCAGTAGGCTGCCGTAAGCCCGGCAATACCGCCTCCTATAACCAGTACATCGGCCATTACGTCGGTGTCCAGGGTTTTATACTCCAACGGCCTTTGTGAATCATTCCAGTACGAATGATGATTTCCACTCGTAAATTTATCTTTTATCGGATCTCCGTTTTCCATAAGCTAATTTTAAATATGATCAAGAACTGCATTACAGGAACGCTCCTGTTTGGTGAGCCGTACTACAATGAAGCGCCCGTCATCAGTTATATAATGTCTTTTTCAGGCTCGGCATAATCGCTTATCGGGTGCTGCTGCGTTTGTGGCTGCGGCCTGCTGCCGTAGTGCTTACTGTGTTTGTCGCTGCCCTCTGTTTTTACCAGCTTGTTGTAAATGCCAAGAAGCAGGAACGGCGCCGCCCATTGCCCTACGAAGAGCGCAGTGTGCCTTTTGCCAAAGCATTTCAGTGTGGCAGATGCAGCCATAGAGCCAACGGCTGCCCATAAAAACAGGTCGGATGGCAGTTTTGCGGTCTGGTTTTCGATGGCTTTTGCAACCGGCCCTTCGGAATGGTCATTTTGGATAATTGACATAGTTTGTTGTTTTTAGGTTTGTAGTACATAAAATTACTCATACTAAAAACACGCTGTTTGTACCATTATGTTAATCTGTTGTAATATTGCGTTAAAATGTAGGAATTGCATGAAATTTAGATGCAAATCGATCCCCAAACTATATTACATTCAGATCACATTATATTACGATTAAATGAATCTGCCGTAACTATGCCCTGAAAACAAAAAAGCCCCTGATCTTTCGAAAAGGGGCTTTAGCCGGTTTAGATAAACTATCGCTTTATGAATTTTATATGCGCTCCCGAAGCGGAATTTATAAAATACATCCCGGCGCTCAGAGAACCTGTGTCAATAGTATTTACCCCGGATTTTAATGGCTGGCTGCTAACCGTTTTCCCGGTCATATCGGTTATCACGATCTCAGTGGCCTCT
Above is a genomic segment from Flavobacterium album containing:
- a CDS encoding SDR family oxidoreductase, translated to MDALNEYLPLSVEGKKILITGGTTGIGRAAALLLARLGAHVMIAGLDGQHLEDALKDLHKDAKGQVYGVIADLSTEEGINTLFSAVDGNFDKLDILVNNAALSAGNVEDGSYTEWQRVVSTNLMSYIACSAEALERMEGDGHIVNVGSMSADVREETGTVYVATKSGIQGFSEALRKEVNKSGIKVTLIEPGAVDTDMQEQSTEEKLKKIEALEMLTADDIAMSVLYCLSQPKRCDVVELKVRPHLQVI
- a CDS encoding FAD-dependent oxidoreductase, translating into MENGDPIKDKFTSGNHHSYWNDSQRPLEYKTLDTDVMADVLVIGGGIAGLTAAYCLSASGRRVVLIEDGCLGSGETGRTTAQISYALDDRYYDLEKFFGREKASLAAKSHKQALEWINSVVSLENIDCQFKRVDGYLFTDPTDKEENLDKELEATQRAGLPTEMVSQMPGIASGSQRAIRFPDQGQFHILKYLKGLADAIVRKGGEIYTNTHADEITEDGAKANGFTIRANHIVVATNTPVNDLFTMHTKQWPYRTYVIAAKVPKGILPYAMWWDTGNMESKWVAKPYHYVRLEPLDDNFDLLISGGEDHKTGQAEEEHISEAERYERLTAWTMQHFPHFSEIEYKWSGQVMEPVDSLGYIGKNPGDDNIYIITGDSGNGMTHGTLGGIITNDIINGVENPYAALYEPSRITLRTGIDYMKEVGNMAYRMIKDWISSGDIKEVEELAAGKGAIISKGLDKIAVYRDENGELHTCTAVCPHMGGVLQWNDDEQSFDCPLHGSRFTAYGEVINGPANCGLHKITEHK